From Microbacterium sp. YJN-G, a single genomic window includes:
- a CDS encoding exodeoxyribonuclease III, translated as MPHLRIASVNVNGIRAAVRNGMHTWLDAADVDILTLQEVRGQDEHLEDAFPGWSMLHDPATAKGRAGVAVLSRNPAVSSRTALGADDFDSAGRWLEADFEIGGRPLTVVSAYVHSGEADTPKQDEKWKFLDAMTTRLGELAADDALALVTGDLNVGHRELDIRNWRGNRKKAGFLPRERAYFDRFLGAAGTSIAGVDGTTGPGLGWIDIGRTAHGEVDGPYTWWSMRGQAFDNDSGWRIDYHLATPALAARATGYTVARAASYSERWSDHAPVIVDYTYEQ; from the coding sequence ATGCCTCACCTGCGTATCGCCTCGGTCAATGTCAACGGGATCCGCGCGGCGGTCCGCAACGGGATGCACACCTGGCTGGATGCCGCGGACGTCGACATCCTCACCCTGCAGGAGGTCCGTGGCCAGGACGAGCACCTCGAGGATGCATTCCCCGGCTGGTCGATGCTGCACGACCCCGCCACGGCCAAGGGCCGTGCGGGTGTCGCGGTGCTGAGCAGGAATCCCGCCGTCTCCTCCCGCACGGCGCTGGGCGCGGATGACTTCGACTCGGCCGGGCGCTGGCTGGAGGCTGATTTCGAGATCGGTGGACGGCCGCTCACGGTCGTCAGCGCGTACGTGCACAGCGGGGAGGCCGACACCCCCAAGCAGGACGAGAAGTGGAAGTTCCTGGACGCGATGACCACGCGCCTGGGCGAGCTGGCCGCCGATGACGCACTCGCGCTCGTCACCGGCGACCTCAATGTCGGTCACCGTGAACTCGACATCCGCAACTGGCGCGGCAACCGCAAGAAGGCGGGGTTCCTGCCCCGCGAGCGCGCCTACTTCGACCGCTTCCTGGGGGCGGCGGGCACCTCGATCGCGGGCGTCGACGGCACCACCGGCCCCGGCCTCGGCTGGATCGACATCGGCCGCACGGCCCACGGCGAGGTCGACGGCCCGTACACGTGGTGGTCCATGCGCGGACAGGCATTCGACAACGACAGCGGCTGGCGCATCGACTACCACCTGGCGACCCCCGCCCTCGCTGCCCGCGCCACCGGCTACACCGTCGCCCGTGCCGCCAGCTACTCCGAGCGGTGGAGCGACCACGCCCCGGTGATCGTCGACTACACGTACGAACAATAG
- the pth gene encoding aminoacyl-tRNA hydrolase has protein sequence MASTWLIVGLGNPGPRYAATRHNIGQMVVDELAERRSERFREHKAGARVVETWLRPGGDKLVLAKLNTYMNVSGTPVAALARFYSVDPERVVVVHDELDIPFDSIRLKIGGGHGGHNGVRDIARALATPEFPRVRAGIGRPPGRQDPADWVLAPFGGSEQKTLPIFISDAADAVEQLVDEGLVAAQQKHHSRS, from the coding sequence ATGGCGTCCACCTGGCTCATCGTCGGCCTCGGCAACCCCGGCCCGCGCTACGCCGCGACCAGGCACAACATCGGCCAGATGGTCGTCGACGAGCTGGCCGAGCGGCGCAGCGAGCGGTTCCGCGAGCATAAGGCCGGTGCGCGCGTCGTCGAGACCTGGCTGCGGCCCGGCGGCGACAAGCTGGTGCTCGCCAAGCTCAACACCTACATGAACGTGTCGGGCACGCCTGTCGCCGCCCTCGCGCGCTTCTACTCGGTCGACCCTGAGCGCGTCGTGGTCGTGCACGATGAGCTCGATATCCCCTTCGACAGCATCCGGCTCAAGATCGGCGGCGGTCACGGCGGTCACAACGGCGTGCGCGACATCGCGCGCGCCCTCGCGACCCCCGAGTTCCCCCGCGTGCGCGCCGGCATCGGCCGGCCGCCGGGGCGCCAGGACCCCGCGGACTGGGTGCTCGCACCGTTCGGCGGCAGCGAGCAGAAGACGCTGCCGATCTTCATCTCGGATGCCGCGGACGCGGTCGAGCAGCTCGTCGACGAGGGACTGGTCGCGGCCCAGCAGAAGCACCACTCCCGCAGCTGA
- the sdhD gene encoding succinate dehydrogenase, hydrophobic membrane anchor protein, which translates to MSTQTVAPVARRQRGVNLEKWGWLFMRGSGVLLVVLIFGHLFVNLMLGEGVHQLDFAFIAGKFANPFWQWWDVLMLWLALIHGANGMRTIINDYVTTEKARVVLVWAVGLAAALLIILGTLVVFTFDPCAGVLEDGSMWETCQALGK; encoded by the coding sequence ATGTCGACGCAGACCGTCGCACCCGTCGCGCGCCGTCAGCGCGGAGTCAACCTCGAGAAGTGGGGCTGGCTGTTCATGCGCGGCTCGGGCGTGCTGCTCGTCGTGCTGATCTTCGGCCACCTCTTCGTCAACCTCATGCTCGGCGAAGGCGTCCACCAGCTCGACTTCGCGTTCATCGCCGGCAAGTTCGCCAACCCGTTCTGGCAGTGGTGGGACGTGCTGATGCTGTGGCTCGCACTCATCCACGGCGCCAACGGCATGCGCACCATCATCAACGACTACGTCACGACCGAGAAGGCGCGCGTCGTGCTCGTGTGGGCGGTCGGCCTGGCCGCGGCGCTCCTGATCATCCTTGGCACTCTCGTGGTGTTCACGTTCGACCCCTGCGCGGGCGTCCTGGAGGACGGCTCGATGTGGGAGACCTGCCAGGCGCTGGGCAAGTAG
- a CDS encoding 50S ribosomal protein L25/general stress protein Ctc codes for MSDENKVVADVRTSFGKGFARRLRAEGKIPAVIYGHGTDPVHVALPGHQVSLIIRRANAVIDLQLDGKSQLVLVKDVQKDPVRQIIEHIDLLVVKKGEKVIVEVPIVVSGESFSGTIVTVDVATIKLEVEATHIPEHVEVSVEGLEEGSHITAGDVTLPKGAALVDDAELLLVAVSLPAAEVAEESAEEAPAAEAAPAAEEAAAE; via the coding sequence ATGTCCGATGAGAACAAGGTCGTCGCCGACGTCCGCACCAGCTTCGGCAAGGGCTTCGCCCGCCGCCTGCGCGCCGAGGGCAAGATCCCCGCGGTCATCTACGGCCACGGCACCGACCCGGTGCACGTCGCGCTGCCCGGCCACCAGGTCTCGCTGATCATCCGCCGCGCCAACGCCGTCATCGACCTGCAGCTCGACGGCAAGTCGCAGCTCGTCCTGGTCAAGGACGTGCAGAAGGACCCGGTGCGCCAGATCATCGAGCACATCGACCTGCTCGTCGTGAAGAAGGGCGAGAAGGTCATCGTCGAGGTGCCGATCGTCGTCTCGGGCGAGTCGTTCTCGGGCACCATCGTGACCGTCGACGTCGCGACCATCAAGCTCGAGGTCGAGGCGACCCACATCCCCGAGCACGTCGAGGTCTCCGTCGAGGGCCTCGAGGAGGGCTCGCACATCACCGCCGGTGACGTCACGCTGCCCAAGGGTGCCGCGCTGGTCGACGACGCCGAGCTGCTGCTCGTCGCCGTCTCGCTGCCGGCCGCCGAGGTCGCCGAGGAGAGCGCCGAGGAGGCTCCTGCAGCCGAGGCCGCTCCGGCTGCCGAGGAAGCCGCCGCAGAGTGA
- a CDS encoding succinate dehydrogenase iron-sulfur subunit yields MSTAVAEAPVNDSGVQSFLVTFNIRRFDPEVDSEPRWVDYDVELYPTDRVLDALHKIKWELDGSLSFRRSCAHGICGSDAMRINGRNRLACKTLIKDLDISKPIYVEAIKGLPLEKDLIVDMEPFFASYREVQPFLIANSTPEKGKERLQTIADRAIFDDTTKCILCAACTSSCPVFWTDGQYFGPAAIVNAHRFIFDSRDDAGDVRLDILNDKEGVWRCRTTFNCTEACPRGIEVTKAIAEVKQAILRNGR; encoded by the coding sequence ATGTCAACCGCCGTCGCCGAAGCACCCGTGAACGACTCGGGCGTGCAGTCCTTCCTGGTCACGTTCAACATCCGCCGCTTCGACCCCGAGGTCGACTCGGAGCCGCGCTGGGTGGACTACGACGTCGAGCTGTACCCCACCGACCGCGTGCTCGACGCCCTGCACAAGATCAAGTGGGAGCTCGACGGCTCGCTGAGCTTCCGCCGTTCGTGCGCCCACGGCATCTGCGGCTCCGACGCGATGCGCATCAACGGGCGCAACCGCCTGGCGTGCAAGACCCTGATCAAGGACCTCGACATCTCCAAGCCGATCTATGTCGAGGCGATCAAGGGCCTGCCGCTGGAGAAGGATCTCATCGTCGACATGGAGCCGTTCTTCGCCTCCTACCGCGAGGTGCAGCCGTTCCTCATCGCGAACTCCACCCCTGAGAAGGGCAAGGAGCGCCTGCAGACGATCGCCGATCGCGCGATCTTCGACGACACCACCAAGTGCATCCTGTGCGCCGCGTGCACGTCGTCATGCCCGGTGTTCTGGACCGACGGGCAGTACTTCGGCCCGGCCGCGATCGTGAACGCACACCGCTTCATCTTCGACTCGCGCGACGACGCGGGCGATGTGCGCCTGGACATCCTGAACGACAAGGAGGGCGTGTGGCGCTGCCGCACGACCTTCAACTGCACCGAGGCGTGCCCTCGTGGCATCGAGGTCACCAAGGCCATCGCCGAGGTCAAGCAGGCCATCCTTCGCAACGGTCGCTGA
- a CDS encoding SDR family oxidoreductase, which produces MHPLFDVTGRLALVTGSSRGLGRALALALADAGARLIVHGRDEAAIAETRAVAEERSGREALALRFDVTDAAESAAVLGDLVAEHGAPDILINNAGLQRRAPIQEFATDDWDALIGANLSSAFYVSRPLLPAMVERGSGKIINIASVQSQLARQTIAPYSATKGGIAQLTKGMAADLARHNIQVNAISPGYFATEMNRALVEDEAFSAWLTQRTPAGRWGSFDELTGALLFLASDASSFVSGQNIFVDGGMTAVV; this is translated from the coding sequence ATGCATCCGCTCTTCGACGTCACCGGCCGTCTCGCGCTGGTCACCGGCTCGTCGCGAGGCCTGGGGCGTGCCCTCGCCCTGGCCCTCGCCGACGCCGGCGCCCGCCTGATCGTGCATGGCCGGGATGAGGCCGCCATCGCCGAGACTCGCGCGGTGGCCGAGGAGCGCAGCGGCCGCGAGGCCCTCGCGCTGCGCTTCGACGTCACGGATGCTGCGGAGTCGGCTGCCGTGCTCGGCGACCTCGTCGCCGAGCACGGCGCACCCGACATCCTGATCAACAACGCCGGCCTCCAGCGCCGGGCGCCGATCCAGGAGTTCGCCACGGACGACTGGGATGCCCTGATCGGCGCCAACCTGTCCAGCGCGTTCTACGTGAGCCGCCCGCTGCTGCCGGCGATGGTCGAGCGCGGCTCGGGCAAGATCATCAACATCGCCTCGGTGCAGTCCCAGCTGGCCAGGCAGACCATCGCGCCGTACTCGGCGACCAAGGGCGGCATCGCCCAGCTCACCAAGGGCATGGCGGCCGACCTCGCCCGCCACAACATCCAGGTCAACGCGATCTCGCCGGGCTACTTCGCCACCGAGATGAATCGCGCCCTCGTCGAGGACGAGGCCTTCAGCGCCTGGCTGACGCAGCGCACCCCTGCCGGACGATGGGGCTCCTTCGACGAGCTCACCGGCGCGCTGCTCTTCCTCGCCTCGGACGCGTCGAGCTTCGTGTCCGGGCAGAACATCTTCGTCGACGGCGGCATGACCGCCGTCGTGTGA
- the sdhA gene encoding succinate dehydrogenase flavoprotein subunit gives MTTQTPDSVVRDGVHYHEFDIVIVGAGGAGMRAAIEAGPGARTAVISKLYPTRSHTGAAQGGMAAALANVEDDNWEWHTYDTVKGGDYLVDQDAAEILAREAIDAVIDLENMGLPFNRTPEGKIDQRRFGGHTAEHGKTPVRRACYAADRTGHMILQTLFQNCVKLGINFFNEYYVLDLITVKDAAGATQVAGVVAYDLATGELHVFHSKAVIFATGGFGKIFKTTSNAHTLTGDGVGIVWRKGLPLEDLEFFQFHPTGLAGLGILLTEGARGEGAILRNASGERFMERYAPTIKDLAPRDIVARSMVQEVAEGRGAGPHRDYVLLDCTHLGAEVLETKLPDITEFARTYLGVDPVVEPVPVMPTAHYAMGGIPTNNDAEVLADNSTVVPGLYAAGECACVSVHGSNRLGTNSLLDINVFGKRAGRNAVEYVKTAEFVPLPENPAGFVHDMIEGLRSGNGTERVAVLRKKLQDEMDKGAQVFRTDESLTHVLGVIEELRERYKNVHVDDKGRRFNTDLLEAVELGFLLDIAEVVVYAARNRKESRGGHMRDDYPKRDDENYMVHTMAYLVGDAHSADATDHIKLDWKPVVITNYQPMERKY, from the coding sequence GTGACAACGCAGACCCCTGACTCCGTCGTGCGCGACGGTGTGCACTACCACGAGTTCGACATCGTCATCGTCGGCGCCGGCGGCGCCGGCATGCGCGCCGCGATCGAAGCGGGCCCCGGTGCCCGCACCGCGGTGATCAGCAAGCTGTACCCGACCCGCTCGCACACCGGTGCGGCGCAGGGCGGCATGGCTGCGGCGCTGGCGAACGTCGAGGACGACAACTGGGAGTGGCACACCTACGACACCGTCAAGGGCGGCGACTACCTCGTCGACCAGGATGCCGCTGAGATCCTCGCCAGGGAGGCCATCGACGCGGTCATCGACCTCGAGAACATGGGGCTGCCGTTCAACCGCACCCCCGAGGGCAAGATCGACCAGCGGCGCTTCGGCGGCCACACCGCCGAGCACGGCAAGACCCCCGTGCGCCGCGCCTGCTACGCGGCCGACCGCACGGGTCATATGATCCTGCAGACGCTGTTCCAGAACTGCGTCAAGCTCGGCATCAACTTCTTCAACGAGTACTACGTGCTCGACCTGATCACGGTGAAGGATGCCGCGGGCGCGACCCAGGTCGCCGGCGTCGTGGCGTACGACCTGGCCACGGGCGAGCTGCACGTGTTCCACTCGAAGGCCGTGATCTTCGCCACCGGCGGGTTCGGCAAGATCTTCAAGACCACCTCCAACGCGCACACCCTCACCGGTGACGGCGTCGGCATCGTGTGGCGCAAGGGACTGCCGCTGGAGGACCTGGAGTTCTTCCAGTTCCACCCGACCGGCCTCGCCGGCCTCGGCATCCTTCTCACCGAGGGCGCCCGCGGTGAGGGCGCGATCCTGCGCAACGCCTCGGGTGAGCGCTTCATGGAGCGCTACGCCCCCACCATCAAGGATCTCGCACCGCGCGACATCGTGGCGCGCAGCATGGTGCAGGAGGTCGCCGAGGGCCGCGGCGCCGGACCGCACCGGGACTACGTGCTGCTGGACTGCACGCACCTGGGCGCCGAGGTGCTCGAGACCAAGCTCCCCGACATCACCGAGTTCGCGCGCACCTATCTGGGTGTCGACCCGGTCGTCGAGCCGGTGCCTGTCATGCCGACCGCGCACTACGCGATGGGCGGCATCCCCACCAACAACGACGCCGAGGTGCTCGCCGACAACAGCACCGTCGTCCCCGGGCTGTACGCCGCCGGTGAGTGCGCGTGCGTCTCGGTGCACGGCTCGAACCGCCTGGGCACCAACTCGCTGCTCGACATCAACGTCTTCGGCAAGCGCGCCGGCCGCAACGCAGTCGAGTACGTCAAGACCGCCGAGTTCGTGCCGCTGCCCGAGAACCCCGCCGGGTTCGTGCACGACATGATCGAGGGTCTGCGCTCCGGCAACGGCACCGAGCGCGTCGCCGTGCTGCGCAAGAAGCTGCAGGACGAGATGGACAAGGGCGCGCAGGTGTTCCGCACCGACGAGTCGCTCACCCACGTGCTGGGCGTCATCGAAGAACTGCGCGAGCGCTACAAGAACGTGCACGTCGACGACAAGGGCCGCCGGTTCAACACCGACCTGCTCGAGGCCGTCGAGCTGGGCTTCCTGCTCGACATCGCCGAGGTCGTCGTCTACGCCGCGCGCAACCGCAAGGAGAGCCGCGGCGGCCACATGCGCGACGACTACCCCAAGCGCGACGACGAGAACTACATGGTTCACACCATGGCCTACCTGGTCGGCGACGCGCACTCGGCCGACGCCACGGATCACATCAAGCTGGACTGGAAGCCCGTGGTGATCACGAACTACCAGCCGATGGAGAGGAAGTACTGA
- a CDS encoding GntP family permease — protein sequence MEDWTQTLDAGPLLLIAAGAIALILLLIIKFKVHAFITLVLVSLLTAVMAGIPIAGVATTMIGGFGGTLGTVALLVGLGAMLGRLIEHSGGAHALAERFVQIFGEKRAPFALGIASLILGFPMFFDAGLIMMLPIIFAIARRVSSANVLLFGIPAAAAFSVMHVFLPPHPGPVTAIEAYDANLGVVMLVGLVIVFPVWYISGYVWGKFVASRNLLPVPLLFGDVDEDQPVNPPKVSTVIMLLLLPMVLIFLNTGLSTLGSMGVVDTTQAWAQALILIGNSSIALLITVIVATIVLGWRRGENGTALEKIIDSSLGPIASVVLITGAGGMFGAVLRASGIGDALSDTLSDLGLPVIVAAYLIAVILRIAQGSATVALVTAAGLIAPAVLVADFNVLEVAAITLATAAGSVFAGHVNDSGFWLVGRLMGMDVKTTLKTWTVQQTLESVVAFVLVLVVYLIGSLI from the coding sequence ATGGAAGACTGGACCCAGACGCTGGACGCGGGGCCCCTGCTGCTCATCGCAGCCGGCGCGATCGCGCTCATCCTGCTGCTGATCATCAAGTTCAAGGTGCACGCGTTCATCACGCTTGTGCTCGTCTCGCTGCTCACCGCCGTCATGGCAGGCATCCCGATCGCGGGTGTCGCCACCACGATGATCGGCGGATTCGGCGGCACGCTCGGAACCGTGGCCCTGCTGGTCGGCCTCGGAGCCATGCTCGGCCGGCTGATCGAGCACTCCGGTGGCGCGCACGCGCTCGCCGAGCGGTTCGTGCAGATCTTCGGTGAGAAGCGCGCGCCGTTCGCCCTGGGCATCGCCTCGCTGATCCTCGGCTTCCCGATGTTCTTCGACGCCGGCCTGATCATGATGCTGCCGATCATCTTCGCGATCGCCCGCCGTGTCTCCTCCGCGAACGTGCTGCTGTTCGGCATCCCGGCGGCCGCCGCCTTCTCGGTCATGCACGTCTTCCTGCCCCCGCACCCGGGCCCGGTGACCGCGATCGAGGCGTACGACGCGAACCTCGGCGTCGTCATGCTCGTCGGCCTCGTGATCGTGTTCCCCGTCTGGTACATCTCCGGTTACGTCTGGGGTAAGTTCGTCGCCTCCCGCAACCTTCTGCCCGTGCCGCTGCTGTTCGGCGACGTCGACGAGGACCAGCCGGTCAACCCGCCCAAGGTGTCGACCGTCATCATGCTGCTCCTGCTGCCGATGGTGCTCATCTTCCTGAACACCGGCCTCAGCACCCTGGGCTCGATGGGTGTTGTCGACACGACCCAGGCGTGGGCACAGGCTCTGATCCTCATCGGGAACTCGTCGATCGCCCTGCTCATCACCGTCATCGTCGCCACCATCGTGCTCGGCTGGCGCCGGGGCGAGAACGGCACCGCGCTGGAGAAGATCATCGACTCCTCGCTCGGCCCGATCGCCTCGGTCGTGCTGATCACCGGTGCCGGTGGCATGTTCGGCGCCGTGCTGCGCGCCTCGGGCATCGGCGACGCGCTCTCCGACACCCTGTCCGACCTGGGCCTGCCGGTCATCGTCGCCGCCTACCTGATCGCCGTCATCCTGCGCATCGCGCAGGGCTCCGCGACCGTCGCGCTGGTCACCGCCGCGGGCCTGATCGCCCCGGCCGTGCTGGTAGCCGACTTCAACGTGCTCGAGGTGGCGGCCATCACTCTGGCCACCGCAGCAGGCTCGGTGTTCGCCGGTCACGTGAACGACTCGGGCTTCTGGCTGGTCGGGCGCCTGATGGGCATGGACGTGAAGACCACGCTGAAGACCTGGACCGTCCAGCAGACGCTGGAATCGGTGGTGGCCTTCGTGCTCGTCCTGGTCGTGTACCTCATCGGCTCGCTCATCTGA
- the trpS gene encoding tryptophan--tRNA ligase: MTQKPRLYSGMQPSADSLQAGNYIGALLQWRDMQSSFDAFFSVVDLHAITVPQKPDELREKTRRTAAQYIAAGIEPSKSTLYVQSHVRAHAELAWILSTITGFGEAGRMTQFKDKSARYGQDSTSVGLFTYPVLMAADILLYQSELVPVGDDQKQHVELTRDLAERFNKRFGEAFTIPQPVIQKDTARIYDLQNPTAKMSKSAESDAGVLWLLDDPAKSAKKIMRAVTDTEGSVRYDRENKPGVSNLLTIYAALTGRQIGAIEDEYAGRGYGDFKKGLAEVVVEEFGPVRERANALLDDPAELDRLLAVNAAKADEVADATLADVYDRVGLLRRV; this comes from the coding sequence GTGACTCAGAAACCACGCCTCTACTCAGGAATGCAGCCCTCCGCCGACTCCCTCCAGGCCGGCAACTACATCGGGGCGCTCCTGCAGTGGCGTGACATGCAGTCCTCCTTCGACGCCTTCTTCTCGGTGGTCGACCTGCACGCGATCACCGTGCCGCAGAAGCCCGACGAGCTGCGCGAGAAGACCCGCCGCACGGCCGCGCAGTACATCGCCGCCGGCATCGAGCCGTCGAAGTCGACCCTGTACGTGCAGTCGCACGTGCGCGCGCACGCCGAGCTCGCCTGGATCCTCAGCACCATCACCGGCTTCGGCGAGGCCGGCCGGATGACGCAGTTCAAGGACAAGTCGGCCCGGTACGGTCAGGACTCCACCTCGGTGGGCCTGTTCACCTACCCGGTGCTCATGGCGGCCGACATCCTGCTGTACCAGAGCGAGCTCGTGCCGGTCGGCGACGATCAGAAGCAGCATGTCGAGCTGACCCGCGACCTCGCGGAGCGCTTCAACAAGCGTTTCGGCGAGGCCTTCACGATCCCCCAGCCGGTGATCCAGAAGGACACCGCGCGCATCTACGACCTGCAGAACCCGACCGCGAAGATGTCGAAGTCGGCCGAGAGCGACGCGGGTGTGCTGTGGCTGCTGGATGACCCGGCCAAGTCGGCGAAGAAGATCATGCGGGCGGTGACCGACACCGAGGGTTCGGTGCGTTACGACCGCGAGAACAAGCCGGGCGTCTCGAACCTGCTGACCATCTACGCCGCCCTCACCGGCCGCCAGATCGGCGCCATCGAGGACGAGTACGCGGGCCGCGGCTACGGCGACTTCAAGAAGGGCCTGGCCGAGGTGGTCGTGGAAGAGTTCGGGCCGGTCCGCGAGCGCGCGAACGCGCTGCTCGACGACCCGGCAGAGCTCGACCGGCTGCTCGCCGTGAACGCGGCCAAGGCCGACGAGGTGGCGGACGCCACTCTGGCGGACGTCTACGACCGCGTCGGCCTGCTGCGTCGCGTCTGA
- a CDS encoding zinc-binding dehydrogenase, translating into MRAAYIVEKQNLEIRESAAPEPGPGQVRVRIDYVGICGSDLHYYYEGANGAFVVREPLIPGHEVSGRIDFDPAGEWQQGMPVTVHPARFGEADERFPDDPHLWAGGSYLGSASTWPHTQGGLSELLIVERDMVRALPAALPVRRAVLAEPLAVALHALSKAGDLAGRSVLVTGSGPIGLLTVAAAVAAGAASVAATDVLPGPLARAAQLGAERTYDVTAEQVPANTFDVVFECSGVAASVSTAFAAARPAGTVVQVGMVPNEPRPVNLAPFISKELVVRGTFRFKDEIDAAVRLLADRPEIEQVITHEFAADDTAAAFEAAKNSDASGKVVVAVWPEA; encoded by the coding sequence ATGCGCGCCGCGTACATCGTCGAGAAGCAGAACCTGGAGATCCGCGAGAGCGCGGCGCCCGAGCCGGGACCCGGCCAGGTGCGTGTGCGCATCGACTACGTCGGCATCTGCGGCTCGGACCTGCACTACTACTACGAGGGCGCCAACGGTGCCTTCGTCGTGCGCGAGCCGCTGATCCCCGGGCACGAGGTATCGGGCCGGATCGATTTCGACCCGGCGGGGGAGTGGCAGCAGGGGATGCCGGTGACGGTGCACCCGGCCCGCTTCGGCGAGGCCGATGAGCGCTTCCCCGACGACCCGCACCTGTGGGCGGGCGGCTCCTACCTCGGCAGCGCGTCGACCTGGCCGCACACCCAGGGCGGCCTGAGCGAACTGCTCATCGTCGAGCGCGACATGGTGCGCGCCCTGCCCGCAGCTCTTCCCGTGCGCCGCGCCGTGCTGGCTGAGCCGCTCGCGGTGGCGCTCCATGCGCTCAGCAAAGCCGGCGACCTGGCCGGCCGCAGCGTGCTGGTGACCGGCTCCGGGCCGATCGGGCTGCTCACGGTGGCCGCAGCCGTCGCCGCGGGCGCGGCGAGCGTGGCCGCGACCGACGTGCTGCCGGGTCCGCTCGCGCGTGCCGCGCAGCTGGGTGCCGAGCGCACCTACGACGTGACGGCGGAGCAGGTGCCGGCGAACACGTTCGACGTGGTCTTCGAGTGCTCCGGCGTCGCGGCATCCGTCTCCACGGCGTTCGCCGCCGCCCGCCCCGCGGGCACGGTGGTGCAGGTCGGCATGGTGCCGAACGAGCCGCGCCCCGTCAACCTCGCGCCGTTCATCTCGAAGGAGCTGGTCGTGCGCGGCACGTTCCGCTTCAAGGACGAGATCGACGCGGCGGTGCGCCTGCTCGCGGACCGTCCCGAGATCGAGCAGGTCATCACGCACGAGTTCGCCGCCGATGACACGGCGGCGGCGTTCGAGGCGGCGAAGAACTCCGACGCCTCGGGCAAGGTCGTCGTCGCGGTCTGGCCGGAGGCCTGA